The Castor canadensis chromosome 8, mCasCan1.hap1v2, whole genome shotgun sequence genome contains a region encoding:
- the C8H6orf132 gene encoding uncharacterized protein C6orf132 homolog isoform X1, producing the protein MKKNQTVQGTFSKLFGKRHANPAATSLYATNPPWIFTQEAPEEGTRDFDGIYYGDNRFNTVSESGTATLKARPRVRPLLTFLPLNAQENHGLAVPTPSVPEDFADKEVTGTGSLVNGNLRLYSSVGDLRPGHYGSDLPIPPPPPGPAPGPPQDILPPEESPPPPPPSTAPPPPPLLLEPPPPPPPSMVPPPPPILDTLSPSPNLSPPSTPTPPDFIPPAPPLAFLDPSPPSLPTPAPPAPVSPHTTGIRLFPPGGVTKWKSEVALNGRQPETPRTSPPRSPAELKGSPLGPNPEPHLTFPRSFKVPPPTPVRTSSIPVQEAQGDPPEKQEADRKAPSHLSLPPSFHIRPASQIYPDRAPEPDCPRLLRAKAPDSPRPRQSESLTNEQAGTPPPAPPLPPPAPPLTPPAPPLPPAAPPLPSAEQVAPPSSGFAKSSKSISPALKPKPKPKPPSVEGASEPVDWRDPNQMEKLRSELAAYLCGSRREDRSLSHRPGPTVASQVKEGRKSPSSPEEAAPPSLPEKIPPSAPEKSPRSPRQSEREATRSLTLPPVDYMPQDTLAPSVRQIRNELEARLSLADKEAKPSAGSLPPKPRTEGGRVFENGTDNGKFSKPVAKNPPSLSTTPLPATPLQSKAALGLNTPPKATPGLATPPKATPGPTIPPKVTFGSTTPPKATPGPTIPPKVTSGSTTPSKATSGSTTPPKATPGPAIPPKVTFGSAIPSKATSGSTTPPKATPGPAISSTATTLPTTSSQQVAEKDLVPGEQRKKPESQSAVPSQPGTVEESPSVVTRLPARGAVSSPALPPKECPGREEVPFVYKPHRSQNSPSREVALVMPTLARGEAVGSRGPYMEGKEPQGLPAKLPAPAQPANQPLRHPVTGEVVERGSPMALLLAAKQRAQKGRPGGTVLGRSSLPGSLRGHNSQPETNSDSIFYNAARPNSFMVVPRSPNEAEKDLQPTSSAQTTVPTQWKPRTGRDPEGTEPIHRHKWTKAEPPAPGAWEKQTPFNFPQGHQLPKSFSSPPSPSYKREEEEEEFSFEVIPPPPEFSNDPEPPAPELQYLGRRGSPPRNNFSDLGQPLNVGSAAPFPRFPGAHYSGAGVLERFSGGGRSLIKKRLYVGEPHRNPAMSRGATGRSLSSPNCFGSQPGGPEMRRVNPAGRAPPGGLSARRTSLEGGARGAAEAKYKVPAAPAARSPHGSAHYGNPINTFTVRPGTRHPISYAYSGTHRKATS; encoded by the exons GTACCGGCTCGCTAGTCAATGGCAACCTCCGGCTGTACAGCTCTGTGGGTGACCTGAGGCCTGGGCACTATGGCTCAGATCTACCcatccccccacctcccccaggcCCAGCCCCAGGGCCACCCCAGGACATTTTACCTCCAGAGGAATCACCCCCACCACCTCCACCTTCCACAGctcccccaccacctcctctGCTATTGgaacctccacccccacccccacccagcatggtcccacctccacccccaataTTGGACACCTTATCTCCCTCACCCAACCTCTCCCCACCATCTACACCAACCCCTCCTGACTTCATTCCTCCCGCCCCACCATTGGCTTTTCTAGATCCCTCACCACCCTCTTTGCCCACCCCAGCACCCCCAGCTCCAGTGTCTCCTCACACAACGGGGATTCGTCTCTTTCCCCCTGGGGGTGTCACCAAATGGAAATCAGAAGTAGCACTGAATGGAAGGCAGCCAGAAACCCCCAGAACCAGCCCCCCCAGGAGTCCTGCTGAGCTAAAGGGGAGCCCCCTGGGACCTAACCCAGAGCCTCACCTCACCTTCCCCCGTTCATTCAAGGTGCCTCCCCCAACACCTGTCAGGACTTCATCTATCCCTGTTCAAGAAGCACAAGGAGACCCCCCAGAGAAACAGGAGGCCGACAGGAAGGCCCCTAGCCAcctctccctgcctcccagcTTCCACATCCGCCCCGCATCCCAGATCTACCCAGACAGGGCCCCCGAGCCAGACTGCCCCAGATTGCTCAGGGCGAAGGCACCAGACAGCCCAAGGCCCAGGCAGTCTGAGTCCCTGACAAATGAACAAGCTGGgactccacccccagcccctcccctgccccctcctgcaCCCCCACTTACTCCCCCAGcacccccccttccccctgctgcTCCTCCATTGCCTTCTGCTGAGCAGGTGGCTCCTCCATCTTCTGGGTTTGCAAAAAGCTCCAAGTCTATTTCACCTGCTCTCAAACCCAAACCCAAGCCCAAGCCCCCCAGTGTAGAGGGCGCATCAGAGCCTGTGGACTGGCGGGATCCCAACCAGATGGAAAAGCTGCGGAGCGAGCTAGCAGCCTATCTCTGTGGCTCCAGGAGAGAGGACCGATCCCTCAGTCATAGGCCAGGCCCCACAGTGGCCTCTCAGGTCAAGGAGGGCAGGAAGAGCCCCAGTTCACCAGAGGAAGCAGCTCCCCCAAGCCTGCCAGAGAAGATCCCCCCAAGTGCTCCCGAGAAGagtccccgcagccccaggcagTCAGAGAGGGAGGCCACCCGCAGCCTGACCCTCCCACCTGTGGACTACATGCCTCAGGACACTCTAGCCCCCAGCGTCAGGCAGATCCGCAATGAGCTGGAGGCCCGGCTCTCATTGGCAGACAAGGAAGCCAAGCCCAGTGCagggtctctgcctcctaaaccTCGGACAGAAGGTGGAAGAGTCTTTGAAAATGGGACTGATAATGGCAAATTCTCCAAGCCTGTAGCCAAGAATCCACCATCTCTATCCACCACCCCCCTGCCAGCCACACCACTCCAGTCCAAGGCTGCGCTTGGGCTGAACACACCACCCAAGGCCACACCTGGGCTGGCCACACCACCCAAGGCCACACCTGGACCAACCATACCACCCAAGGTCACATTTGGTTCAACCACACCACCCAAGGCCACACCTGGACCAACCATACCACCCAAGGTCACATCTGGTTCAACCACACCATCCAAGGCCACATCTGGTTCAACCACACCACCCAAGGCCACACCTGGGCCAGCTATACCACCCAAGGTCACATTTGGTTCAGCCATACCATCCAAGGCCACATCTGGTTCAACCACACCACCCAAGGCCACACCTGGGCCAGCCATATCGTCCACAGCTACAACTCTGCCCACCACATCATCCCAACAGGTGGCAGAGAAGGACCTCGTCCCAGGTGAGCAGAGGAAGAAGCCAGAATCTCAAAGTGCAGTGCCTTCCCAGCCAGGAACAGTGGAAGAGTCCCCATCAGTGGTCACAAGGCTGCCTGCACGGGGAGCTGtctcctctcctgccctcccACCAAAGGAGTGCCCTGGCCGAGAAGAGGTGCCTTTTGTCTACAAGCCCCATAGAAGCCAGAACAGCCCCAGCCGAGAAGTTGCTCTGGTGATGCCTACCCTAGCCAGAGGAGAGGCTGTAGGGTCACGGGGGCCCTACATGGAGGGGAAAGAGCCCCAGGGTCTGCCAGCCAAACTCCCTGCCCCAGCACAGCCTGCTAACCAACCCCTCAGACACCCTGTGACTGGGGAGGTGGTGGAGCGGGGCTCCCCGATGGCCCTGCTCTTGGCAGCCAAACAGAGGGCACAGAAAGGCAGGCCTGGAGGGACTGTGCTGGGGCGGTCCTCCCTGCCCGGTAGTCTCCGGGGTCACAACAGCCAGCCGGAGACCAACTCTGACAGCATCTTTTACAACGCTGCCCGGCCCAACTCGTTTATGGTGGTCCCCAGGTCACCCAATGAGGCAGAGAAGGACTTGCAGCCAACCTCATCTGCGCAGACCACGGTACCCACTCAGTGGAAGCCCCGGACGGGAAGAGACCCAGAGGGCACCGAGCCGATCCACCGGCACAAGTGGACAAAGGCAGAGCCCCCCGCCCCTGGGGCCTGGGAAAAACAAACTCCCTTCAACTTCCCCCAGGGCCATCAGCTCCCCAAGTCCTTCTCATCTCCACCTTCTCCTTCCtacaagagggaggaggaggaggaggagttcaGCTTTGAGGTCATCCCGCCACCACCAGAGTTCAGCAATGACCCTGAGCCCCCCGCCCCTGAGCTCCAGTATCTGGGTCGCCGGGGGTCCCCTCCCAGGAACAACTTCTCGGACTTGGGGCAGCCCCTGAACGTGGGCTCCGCGGCCCCGTTCCCGCGCTTTCCCGGCGCGCACTACTCCGGGGCTGGAGTCCTGGAGCGCTTCTCGGGCGGGGGTCGTTCGCTCATCAAGAAGCGGCTGTACGTCGGGGAGCCCCACCGCAACCCCGCCATGTCCCGGGGCGCCACGGGCCGCAGCCTCAGTTCCCCCAACTGCTTCGGGTCGCAGCCCGGAGGCCCCGAGATGCGACGCGTCAACCCGGCGGGCCGCGCGCCCCCCGGTGGCCTGAGCGCGCGGAGGACGTCCCTGGAGGGCGGCGCCCGGGGCGCGGCAGAGGCCAAGTACAAGGTGCCCGCCGCTCCCGCCGCCAG GTCTCCGCATGGCTCTGCCCACTACGGAAATCCCATCAACACGTTCACTGTGAGGCCTGGGACTCGCCATCCCATCTCTTATGCCTACTCTGGAACTCATCGGAAAGCTACATCCTGA
- the C8H6orf132 gene encoding uncharacterized protein C6orf132 homolog isoform X2, which yields MKKNQTVQGTFSKLFGKRHANPAATSLYATNPPWIFTQEAPEEGTRDFDGIYYGDNRFNTVSESGTATLKARPRVRPLLTFLPLNAQENHGLAVPTPSVPEDFADKEVTGTGSLVNGNLRLYSSVGDLRPGHYGSDLPIPPPPPGPAPGPPQDILPPEESPPPPPPSTAPPPPPLLLEPPPPPPPSMVPPPPPILDTLSPSPNLSPPSTPTPPDFIPPAPPLAFLDPSPPSLPTPAPPAPVSPHTTGIRLFPPGGVTKWKSEVALNGRQPETPRTSPPRSPAELKGSPLGPNPEPHLTFPRSFKVPPPTPVRTSSIPVQEAQGDPPEKQEADRKAPSHLSLPPSFHIRPASQIYPDRAPEPDCPRLLRAKAPDSPRPRQSESLTNEQAGTPPPAPPLPPPAPPLTPPAPPLPPAAPPLPSAEQVAPPSSGFAKSSKSISPALKPKPKPKPPSVEGASEPVDWRDPNQMEKLRSELAAYLCGSRREDRSLSHRPGPTVASQVKEGRKSPSSPEEAAPPSLPEKIPPSAPEKSPRSPRQSEREATRSLTLPPVDYMPQDTLAPSVRQIRNELEARLSLADKEAKPSAGSLPPKPRTEGGRVFENGTDNGKFSKPVAKNPPSLSTTPLPATPLQSKAALGLNTPPKATPGPTIPPKVTFGSTTPPKATPGPTIPPKVTSGSTTPSKATSGSTTPPKATPGPAIPPKVTFGSAIPSKATSGSTTPPKATPGPAISSTATTLPTTSSQQVAEKDLVPGEQRKKPESQSAVPSQPGTVEESPSVVTRLPARGAVSSPALPPKECPGREEVPFVYKPHRSQNSPSREVALVMPTLARGEAVGSRGPYMEGKEPQGLPAKLPAPAQPANQPLRHPVTGEVVERGSPMALLLAAKQRAQKGRPGGTVLGRSSLPGSLRGHNSQPETNSDSIFYNAARPNSFMVVPRSPNEAEKDLQPTSSAQTTVPTQWKPRTGRDPEGTEPIHRHKWTKAEPPAPGAWEKQTPFNFPQGHQLPKSFSSPPSPSYKREEEEEEFSFEVIPPPPEFSNDPEPPAPELQYLGRRGSPPRNNFSDLGQPLNVGSAAPFPRFPGAHYSGAGVLERFSGGGRSLIKKRLYVGEPHRNPAMSRGATGRSLSSPNCFGSQPGGPEMRRVNPAGRAPPGGLSARRTSLEGGARGAAEAKYKVPAAPAARSPHGSAHYGNPINTFTVRPGTRHPISYAYSGTHRKATS from the exons GTACCGGCTCGCTAGTCAATGGCAACCTCCGGCTGTACAGCTCTGTGGGTGACCTGAGGCCTGGGCACTATGGCTCAGATCTACCcatccccccacctcccccaggcCCAGCCCCAGGGCCACCCCAGGACATTTTACCTCCAGAGGAATCACCCCCACCACCTCCACCTTCCACAGctcccccaccacctcctctGCTATTGgaacctccacccccacccccacccagcatggtcccacctccacccccaataTTGGACACCTTATCTCCCTCACCCAACCTCTCCCCACCATCTACACCAACCCCTCCTGACTTCATTCCTCCCGCCCCACCATTGGCTTTTCTAGATCCCTCACCACCCTCTTTGCCCACCCCAGCACCCCCAGCTCCAGTGTCTCCTCACACAACGGGGATTCGTCTCTTTCCCCCTGGGGGTGTCACCAAATGGAAATCAGAAGTAGCACTGAATGGAAGGCAGCCAGAAACCCCCAGAACCAGCCCCCCCAGGAGTCCTGCTGAGCTAAAGGGGAGCCCCCTGGGACCTAACCCAGAGCCTCACCTCACCTTCCCCCGTTCATTCAAGGTGCCTCCCCCAACACCTGTCAGGACTTCATCTATCCCTGTTCAAGAAGCACAAGGAGACCCCCCAGAGAAACAGGAGGCCGACAGGAAGGCCCCTAGCCAcctctccctgcctcccagcTTCCACATCCGCCCCGCATCCCAGATCTACCCAGACAGGGCCCCCGAGCCAGACTGCCCCAGATTGCTCAGGGCGAAGGCACCAGACAGCCCAAGGCCCAGGCAGTCTGAGTCCCTGACAAATGAACAAGCTGGgactccacccccagcccctcccctgccccctcctgcaCCCCCACTTACTCCCCCAGcacccccccttccccctgctgcTCCTCCATTGCCTTCTGCTGAGCAGGTGGCTCCTCCATCTTCTGGGTTTGCAAAAAGCTCCAAGTCTATTTCACCTGCTCTCAAACCCAAACCCAAGCCCAAGCCCCCCAGTGTAGAGGGCGCATCAGAGCCTGTGGACTGGCGGGATCCCAACCAGATGGAAAAGCTGCGGAGCGAGCTAGCAGCCTATCTCTGTGGCTCCAGGAGAGAGGACCGATCCCTCAGTCATAGGCCAGGCCCCACAGTGGCCTCTCAGGTCAAGGAGGGCAGGAAGAGCCCCAGTTCACCAGAGGAAGCAGCTCCCCCAAGCCTGCCAGAGAAGATCCCCCCAAGTGCTCCCGAGAAGagtccccgcagccccaggcagTCAGAGAGGGAGGCCACCCGCAGCCTGACCCTCCCACCTGTGGACTACATGCCTCAGGACACTCTAGCCCCCAGCGTCAGGCAGATCCGCAATGAGCTGGAGGCCCGGCTCTCATTGGCAGACAAGGAAGCCAAGCCCAGTGCagggtctctgcctcctaaaccTCGGACAGAAGGTGGAAGAGTCTTTGAAAATGGGACTGATAATGGCAAATTCTCCAAGCCTGTAGCCAAGAATCCACCATCTCTATCCACCACCCCCCTGCCAGCCACACCACTCCAGTCCAAGGCTGCGCTTGGGCTGAACACACCACCCAAGGCCACAC CTGGACCAACCATACCACCCAAGGTCACATTTGGTTCAACCACACCACCCAAGGCCACACCTGGACCAACCATACCACCCAAGGTCACATCTGGTTCAACCACACCATCCAAGGCCACATCTGGTTCAACCACACCACCCAAGGCCACACCTGGGCCAGCTATACCACCCAAGGTCACATTTGGTTCAGCCATACCATCCAAGGCCACATCTGGTTCAACCACACCACCCAAGGCCACACCTGGGCCAGCCATATCGTCCACAGCTACAACTCTGCCCACCACATCATCCCAACAGGTGGCAGAGAAGGACCTCGTCCCAGGTGAGCAGAGGAAGAAGCCAGAATCTCAAAGTGCAGTGCCTTCCCAGCCAGGAACAGTGGAAGAGTCCCCATCAGTGGTCACAAGGCTGCCTGCACGGGGAGCTGtctcctctcctgccctcccACCAAAGGAGTGCCCTGGCCGAGAAGAGGTGCCTTTTGTCTACAAGCCCCATAGAAGCCAGAACAGCCCCAGCCGAGAAGTTGCTCTGGTGATGCCTACCCTAGCCAGAGGAGAGGCTGTAGGGTCACGGGGGCCCTACATGGAGGGGAAAGAGCCCCAGGGTCTGCCAGCCAAACTCCCTGCCCCAGCACAGCCTGCTAACCAACCCCTCAGACACCCTGTGACTGGGGAGGTGGTGGAGCGGGGCTCCCCGATGGCCCTGCTCTTGGCAGCCAAACAGAGGGCACAGAAAGGCAGGCCTGGAGGGACTGTGCTGGGGCGGTCCTCCCTGCCCGGTAGTCTCCGGGGTCACAACAGCCAGCCGGAGACCAACTCTGACAGCATCTTTTACAACGCTGCCCGGCCCAACTCGTTTATGGTGGTCCCCAGGTCACCCAATGAGGCAGAGAAGGACTTGCAGCCAACCTCATCTGCGCAGACCACGGTACCCACTCAGTGGAAGCCCCGGACGGGAAGAGACCCAGAGGGCACCGAGCCGATCCACCGGCACAAGTGGACAAAGGCAGAGCCCCCCGCCCCTGGGGCCTGGGAAAAACAAACTCCCTTCAACTTCCCCCAGGGCCATCAGCTCCCCAAGTCCTTCTCATCTCCACCTTCTCCTTCCtacaagagggaggaggaggaggaggagttcaGCTTTGAGGTCATCCCGCCACCACCAGAGTTCAGCAATGACCCTGAGCCCCCCGCCCCTGAGCTCCAGTATCTGGGTCGCCGGGGGTCCCCTCCCAGGAACAACTTCTCGGACTTGGGGCAGCCCCTGAACGTGGGCTCCGCGGCCCCGTTCCCGCGCTTTCCCGGCGCGCACTACTCCGGGGCTGGAGTCCTGGAGCGCTTCTCGGGCGGGGGTCGTTCGCTCATCAAGAAGCGGCTGTACGTCGGGGAGCCCCACCGCAACCCCGCCATGTCCCGGGGCGCCACGGGCCGCAGCCTCAGTTCCCCCAACTGCTTCGGGTCGCAGCCCGGAGGCCCCGAGATGCGACGCGTCAACCCGGCGGGCCGCGCGCCCCCCGGTGGCCTGAGCGCGCGGAGGACGTCCCTGGAGGGCGGCGCCCGGGGCGCGGCAGAGGCCAAGTACAAGGTGCCCGCCGCTCCCGCCGCCAG GTCTCCGCATGGCTCTGCCCACTACGGAAATCCCATCAACACGTTCACTGTGAGGCCTGGGACTCGCCATCCCATCTCTTATGCCTACTCTGGAACTCATCGGAAAGCTACATCCTGA